The Coccidioides posadasii str. Silveira chromosome 2, complete sequence genomic interval CTGGTTCGAACGGAGAACCCCAGGTGATACCGTGGGGACATTCAAGGCGGATTCTAGCCAGGATGATAAATCTATCAACGTCACACGAGCTCCGGAGCTCGAGGTCCCGTTTGATTTGTTGATCGGTGCTGATGGTGCACATTCTGCTACTAGATTCCACTTGATGAAATTCGCGCGAATGGATTACCAACAGGAGTATATCGATACCCTGTGGTGCGAATTCCAGATCAAACCATCGGACGACAATGACTTCCGTATCTCGCCCAATCACCTTCATATCTGGCCTGGACGCGAATTCATGTTCATCGCACTGCCATCTCCAGACAAGACCTTCGTTTGCACGCTCTTTGCCCCATCGGCCCATTTTTCCGCACTTGAAAAATCTCCCGACCAACTGTACGAATTCTTCAATGTTCATTTCCCGGGGGTATCACCGGAGCTTATCCCTCCGGAATCCCTGAAAGAGCAGTTCATGAACAATCCACATCTCCCATTGATCAGTATCAAATGCTCCCCCCACCATTTCAATTCGAGCGTCGTCATCCTAGGCGACGCATCTCATGCCGTCCTTCCATTCTATGGTCAGGGCCTGAACGCAGGCCTCGAGGATGTCCGAATCCTCTTCAAACTTCTCGATGAATCCGGCGTGTACTCCCCCGAAAACGCCAACGACCCCGCTCGCATCAAAGAACTACGCGCAGCCGCATTAAACGCGTATACCCGCCAGCGCGTTCCCGACGCGCATGCCATCAACGATCTGTCTCGTCGCAACTACATTGAGATGCGCTGGGGCGTCAAATCATCCACCTATCGGATCCGCAAGGCCATTGAAGAGGCACTATATCGATACGCACCTGGTCTGGGCTGGTCGACGCAGTATGCCCGTGTGAGTTTTGGAAATCAGCGGTATTCGGAAGTCGAGGAGGCCACCGCGCGGCAAAGTAAAGTGCTGATTCGCGTCTTGGGCGCAATGCTTTTCTCGACCGTTGGTCTGGTAGGGATATGGATGTGGAGGTGGCGTCGCATGAGGTCGTTGGCCACCGTCGTCATCCATGGGGCGATGGGAATGCTTGGAAAATAAGCGAGAGGAAGAGAGCGACAGATTACGCAGATTACGCGGATTAGTAGGTGTGAGGCTCCATGTACTTGGAGgcctttctttttattttttgtaTAAAATGTTGCGTTTGGATAATCTCCTCTCCGTATATAATGACTGAGGTCGCACGAAATATATCTTGATATAGATACGTTTTGAGTATCCCAAAAGTAATAAGGGAACTCTTCAGCCTTGTTTCATATGTTAGACCATGGTATCCTCTTGCTAGGATGAGTATTTCCGGGCCTTGCGCCAAATTTAACTTCTCCCAGGTAAAAAAGAATGCAACATTGATTGGTGTATCGAAAAAATCGCATTATCTTTCCAACCAGGATaacaaaaagaaattaaaaaagtGGCTGTCTATTATAGTAACATATACAGATGACAATTGGAATGGAGGCTAGAATTATCGTCTCTTACTATGGCGATTACTCGTCATCGAGCTCCAAGggccaaaaaaagaaaaagaaaatggggAATCCAAGTGAAGTGAGGGTAGGTCCGGGTTGGGAGTTAAATGAATGAGATGGCAGCCTTGTGGAGATAGAGAAAAACGAGTGGACGTGTACGGGGGGTTCAGGAAATTATGCAGGTAAAAAACTGGCAGCGAAAAATATGGCCCAATAATAGAGCCC includes:
- the BNA4 gene encoding kynurenine 3-monooxygenase, mitochondrial precursor (EggNog:ENOG410PFFH~COG:C~TransMembrane:1 (n10-21c26/27o471-492i)), producing MPGGLKQRKVVIVGAGPVGSLAALYAAARGDNVELYELRGDLRDPSTIPLNFTKSINLAISERGIHSMESSHRPGFVQQILHEAIPMHGRMIHGRASSGKLWEEAQAYDVHGRYINAIDRGTLNTILLNELEQTPNVKLFFNHKLTGADFRNNKAWFERRTPGDTVGTFKADSSQDDKSINVTRAPELEVPFDLLIGADGAHSATRFHLMKFARMDYQQEYIDTLWCEFQIKPSDDNDFRISPNHLHIWPGREFMFIALPSPDKTFVCTLFAPSAHFSALEKSPDQLYEFFNVHFPGVSPELIPPESLKEQFMNNPHLPLISIKCSPHHFNSSVVILGDASHAVLPFYGQGLNAGLEDVRILFKLLDESGVYSPENANDPARIKELRAAALNAYTRQRVPDAHAINDLSRRNYIEMRWGVKSSTYRIRKAIEEALYRYAPGLGWSTQYARVSFGNQRYSEVEEATARQSKVLIRVLGAMLFSTVGLVGIWMWRWRRMRSLATVVIHGAMGMLGK